In Bactrocera oleae isolate idBacOlea1 chromosome 5, idBacOlea1, whole genome shotgun sequence, a genomic segment contains:
- the LOC106626344 gene encoding uncharacterized protein, with protein sequence MSEITHENMQSFCRTCLDELGDKSSLLGEKYSIYENEDIEKLLLSCNSTTTADFEDFPQFICYKCHKKLQSFSDFRDKIIQSHLFLNNILKEHKDTSRTSEDEKLLDSGQGSEDQQDNSVGISDIEVLHGYTYSTRSREKLQNCIENTVVKILQDPGGTHSVMNKNLKEEILVEVAEEIEIDISDIKVNQKITSDDEDTLDDFEFSRAINVEQNDERLQYVDISIQTTDVQHNVYEDGCGKPSSGNGEYSPSLSATAGDINKPRIIKQKMFTHKKTKKSAKGGNSSLKMSPAKQSRSNYSEVKFQCEQCPRRCVTWENYEAHLRTHQGLKPYVCNECNRSFNRAAHFRAHVREDHGPVTLQYICSFEGCGKIFKRENTYKNHYRLKHTLVPYESREPKRYVCEDCGRTFRSVTTLKEHRYKHASEEDYPFKCEDCGKRYRSKRTYKDHQLRHSGIKNYICTYCGMKKTTQNELRAHINYHTKEKQWPCPKCPSVFNSSGNLGMHDRIVHKGIRPFTCRFCDLSFGKQDTLKHHEMRHTGEKPHGCELCGKRFIQIVALRAHMKTHNKGLARKTIIPSVPEQPFTTIVESAIEVETNLELPSCSQDASF encoded by the exons ATGAGTGAAATAACTCATGAAAATATGCAATCATTCTGTCGGACGTGCCTTGATGAACTGGGAGACAAGTCATCTCTGTTGGGTGAAAAATACAGCATTTATGAGAATGAAGATATCGAAAAACTTTTGCTATCTTGCAATTCAACGACAACAGCAGACTTCGAAGATTTCCCGCAGTTCATATGCtataaatgtcataaaaaattACAGTCCTTTAGTGATTTCCGTGATAAAATTATTCAGTCACATCTCTTTTTAAACAATATACTAAAAGAGCATAAAGATACGAGTAGAACTTCCGAAGATGAAAAGTTGCTGGACAGTGGTCAAGGTAGTGAAGACCAACAAGATAATAgtg TAGGAATATCTGATATCGAAGTTCTTCATGGCTATACATACTCAACAAGAAGTCGTGAAAAACTACaaaattgtatagaaaataCG GTGGTAAAAATACTACAAGACCCTGGCGGTACACACAGTGTTATGAATAAAAATCTTAAAGAGGAAATATTGGTTGAAGTTGCTGAAGAAATAGAAATAGACATAAGTGATATTAAAGTAAATCAAAAGATTACCTCAGATGATGAAGATACATTGGATGATTTCGAATTTTCTAGAGCAATAAATGTTGAACAAAATGATGAAAGATTGCAATATGTAGATATTTCTATACAAACTACAGATGTACAACACAATGTATACGAAGATGGTTGTGGCAAACCAAGTAGTGGGAACGGTGAATATTCACCAAGCTTATCAGCAACAGCAGGCGACATCAATAAACCcagaataataaaacaaaaaatgtttactcaTAAAAAAACGAAGAAATCTGCAAAAGGCGGAAATAGTTCCCTGAAAATGTCACCCGCAAAACAAAGTAGAAGTAATTATTCTGAAGTGAAGTTTCAATGTGAGCAATGTCCTCGACGTTGTGTAACTTGGGAAAATTATGAAGCCCACTTGCGTACCCATCAAGGCCTAAAGCCATATGTGTGCAATGAATGCAATCGCAGCTTTAACAGAGCAGCTCATTTCCGTGCCCATGTGCGTGAAGATCACGGACCTGTGACACTGCAATACATCTGTTCGTTTGAGGGTTGCGGTAAAATATTCAAGCGCGAAAATACTTACAAAAATCACTACCGACTTAAACACACATTGGTACCATATGAAAGTCGTGAACCTAAAAGATATGTCTGTGAGGATTGCGGAAGAACATTTAGAAGTGTAACTACACTCAAAGAGCATCGCTATAAACACGCATCTGAGGAAGATTACCCATTTAAATGTGAAGATTGCGGTAAAAGATATCGTTCTAAACGAACTTATAAGGATCATCAGTTGCGACATTccggaataaaaaattatatttgtacttATTGTGGCATGAAAAAAACTACACAAAATGAATTACGCGCTCACATTAATTATCACACAAAAGAGAAACAATGGCCCTGTCCAAAATGCCCAAGTGTCTTCAACAGTTCTGGAAATCTTGGCATGCATGATCGTATTGTGCATAAGGGAATCCGACCATTTACATGTAGGTTCTGTGATCTCAGTTTCGGCAAACAGGATACTTTGAAACACCATGAAATGAGGCACACGGGTGAAAAACCTCATGGTTGCGAATTGTGTGGCAAACGTTTTATACAGATTGTAGCGCTTCGAGCGCACATGAAAACCCATAACAAAGGATTGGCACGGAAAACAATAATACCCTCGGTCCCAGAACAACCTTTTACAACAATAGTGGAGTCGGCAATAGAAGTAGAGACGAATTTGGAATTGCCAAGCTGCTCGCAAGATGCTAGTTTTTAA
- the stas gene encoding transmembrane protein 41 homolog, which translates to MEFENTQFIEAAAAASATTSIAKDIPVAEHMQSGSGRLSSNGNDATTTQSASNTTLENKQNPPKMQKEAMSADERKATKRSLVILAAIFTASIFAMAYVYMIFPELNELEKQHIKIPRDIQDAKMLAKVLDRYKDMYYFEVMFGVVTAYVFLQTFAIPGSLFLSILLGFLYKFPIALFLICFCSSLGATLCYSLSNLVGRRLIRHFWPKKTNEWSKHVEKHRDSLFNYMLFLRMTPILPNWFINLASPVIGVPVYTFALGTFFGVAPPSIVAIQAGKTLQKMSSSSDAFSWTSMGLLSICALISLLPGLLKNKLKKKVE; encoded by the exons atggaATTTGAAAATACGCAATTTATTGAAGCTGCTGCTGCAGCGTCTGCTACAACAAGTATTGCAAAAG ATATACCTGTCGCTGAGCATATGCAATCCGGTTCCGGCCGCTTATCGTCCAATGGCAATGACGCGACAACCACACAATCGGCGTCCAACACTACAttggaaaataaacaaaaccccccaaaaatgcaaaaagaagCAATGTCTGCCGATGAGCGAAAAGCAACAAAACGATCTCTTGTCATACTGGCAGCGATCTTTACAGCCAGCATATTCGCAATGGCCTACGTATACATGATATTTCCCGAATTGAATGA ATTGGAGAAACAGCACATTAAGATACCCCGTGACATTCAAGACGCTAAAATGTTAGCCAAGGTTTTGGATCGTTACAAAGACATGTACTACTTCGAAGTGATGTTTGGCGTCGTTACTGCTTATGTATT CCTACAAACCTTTGCCATTCCAGGATCTTTATTCCTATCCATACTATTAGGATTTCTCTACAAGTTTCCCATCGCCCTCTTTCTCATCTGCTTCTGTTCATCGTTGGGCGCTACACTTTGCTATAGTCTCTCGAATTTGGTTGGTCGTCGCCTGATACGCCACTTTTGGCCCAAGAAGACAAACGAATGGTCCAAACATGTGGAGAAGCATCGCGACAGCCTCTTCAACTATATGCTCTTTCTGCGCATGACACCCATCTTGCCGAATTGGTTCATCAACCTGGCATCGCCTGTAATCGGTGTGCCCGTGTACACGTTCGCCTTGGGCACCTTCTTTGGCGTAGCACCGCCGTCGATTGTCGCCATACAAGCTGGCAAGACATTGCAAAAGATGAGCAGCTCGAGCGACGCGTTCTCATGGACATCGATGGGATTGCTGTCGATATGCGCATTGATCTCACTGCTGCCGGGATTGCTGAAGAACAAGCTGAAAAAGAAAGTCGAATAA
- the LOC106626279 gene encoding uncharacterized protein yields the protein MQAVKAKLSNISIPWRLVLKNVAAIVISLVALSWLHLRPLGIFFLSLFFYWIYKTRCNFRIVPPPELQKIYQFRKENRKMFDSAVFSAGGFLAVSAPILTGFSLGLVLVAIAVIAANRIEYEQLQSERRRDRHYYQDYTHTESGTETGTGTETETETESDDEFLPETSSNNLVLLARASDQASYSLQTEDIDDNDDDDGSNGSDDIPSELLIPDSIPELNENSTDDDDDLMPVINVDELNADPRTIASNIRFEKCHFKSDSSSSSEENLSKGLNFTDSAKPVNTAANDSVVAALVATSSAQALLESGSKLLPTLVTGLMQLGSMSAATNNSSKSKALVAAVATVPKEDDRSSESDFEIIEHE from the exons ATGCAAGCGGTAAAAGCGAAATTGTCAAATATTTCCATACCTTGGAGGCTAGTGTTGAAAAATGTCGCAGCGATTGTGATATCTTTGGTAGCATTGTCATG GCTACACCTACGTCCATTAGGCATTTTCTTCCTATCACTATTTTTCTACTGGATTTATAAGACACGCTGCAACTTCCGAATTGTACCACCACctgaattgcaaaaaatttatcaatttcGCAAAGAAAATAGGAAGATGTTCGACTCAGCTGTGTTTTCTGCCGGAGGATTCCTTGCGGTCAGTGCACCGATATTGACGGGATTCTCTTTAGGCTTGGTTCTAGTGGCGATTGCGGTTATAGCTGCCAACCGCATTGAATATGAACAATTGCAAAGTGAGC GACGTCGTGACCGACACTATTATCAAGACTACACACATACTGAGAGTGGTACCGAAACTGGGACCGGCACCGAGACCGAAACCGAAACGGAGTCAGATGATGAATTTTTGCCAGAGACAAGCTCAAATAATCTTGTGCTATTGGCACGTGCAAGCGACCAAGCCTCATACTCCTTACAGACCGAGGACATCgatgataatgatgatgatgacggtAGTAATGGAAGTGATGATATACCATCAGAGCTTTTAATACCCGACTCCATACCGGAGTTGAATGAAAACTCCACGGATGATGACGATGATCTGATGCCGGTTATCAATGTTGATGAACTTAATGCAGATCCGCGAACAATCGCCAGTAATATACGCTTTGAGAAGTGTCACTTTAAGTCTGACTCCTCCTCGTCATCAGAGGAGAATTTGTCGAAAGGTTTAAATTTTACCGATTCGGCAAAGCCAGTTAACACCGCCGCGAATGATAGCGTTGTTGCCGCATTGGTCGCTACTTCCTCCGCTCAAGCGCTGCTCGAAAGTGGCAGCAAGCTACTACCTACACTTGTCACCGGCCTAATGCAATTGGGTAGTATGAGTGCAGCTACCAACAacagtagcaaaagcaaagctTTAGTAGCGGCAGTAGCCACAGTTCCAAAGGAGGATGACCGCTCCTCCGAAAGTGACTTTGAGATCATAGAACACGAATAG
- the Paf-AHalpha gene encoding platelet-activating factor acetylhydrolase IB subunit beta homolog: MNPCAVPTQRPDVDGDERWICIHRRFISECREKDPDVIFLGDCVLETLQDSETWNEYFAPMHCLNFSIRGDRTENVLWRVENGELDNVKPKIVVLHVGTNNTENTAEQIAEGIVEIVHRIRAKLPDTYIVLPTLLPRGQLPNKLREKNDAVNRIVKEKVIGLNQVQTVCIDKGLLQTDNTISHHDMFDYKNLTNSGAKKAFEPVHDLLSQILNENEPEKDLTPSE, encoded by the exons atgaaccCCTGTGCTGTGCCCACCCAACGCCCGGACGTAGATGGCGACGAACGCTGGATTTG CATTCATCGTCGGTTTATTTCTGAATGTCGTGAAAAGGATCCTGACGTGATATTTCTTGGGGATTGTGTACTAGAAACATTGCAGGATTCGGAAACATGGAATGAATATTTTGCACCAATGCATTGCCTTAACTTCAGTATACGTGGTGATCGAACGGAAAATGTGCTTTGGCGTGTGGAAAACGGTGAACTGGACAATGTTAAACCGAAG ATTGTGGTATTGCATGTGGGCACCAATAATACGGAAAATACGGCTGAGCAGATAGCAGAAGGTATAGTGGAAATTGTGCATAGAATACGTGCGAAGTTGCCAGACACATACATCGTATTACct ACATTACTGCCTCGCGGCCAGCTACCAAATAAATTGAGAGAGAAAAACGATGCGGTTAATCGAATTGTTAAGGAAAAAGTAATTGGTCTTAATCAGGTGCAAACTGTTTGCATTGATAAGGGTCTGCTGCAAACAGACAATACAATTAGTCATCATGACATGTTCGACTATAAGAATTTGACAAACAGCGGCGCGAAAAAAGCATTCGAGCCGGTTCATGATTTACTCTCGCAGATTTTGAATGAAAACGAACCAGAAAAGGATTTAACGCCATCGGAATAG
- the LOC138855597 gene encoding zinc finger protein 774 produces MNQLSRNNLQEFCRTCLSSLQKRRKREKEDTPTSFHQLKVKVNQGDNENDAETNHSYNLSLLPQIQKLFVLFTSLDISEDSDEDAYPRSLCQLCYDKMIDFQEFRNLAINSAEVLYKIVNSLDDEMSKTSDEATTFQAIEITKEIKTETLVRERSYQFDDDDDDDQLLLPELAPLMELPIKAEPENYYNSESEIILPNDDNSANSSNVVIKHEIDSEYEEDNSQFYERNALNTADNTIGDDADDEEHALRNGAANTSSMSLNNSPVTVGGRQRFCASSRKRDRNKKSLKCPRCDKQVYKKVYLDAHIRAVHEGYEKPFLCLECQKDFTRYEHLHTHIQSQHLIKQRFICGLNGCDAVFKLSNTLETHRQVVHTATFSYGIQDMLELHQAQLNEEVEINHICQQCFKAYSSKRALSEHLKRHAQIKDHVCKICGVAKVTRTELLTHMRIHKPNLEKFKCTICPQEFNHKNAISRHVRVVHEGQRRFPCSFCPKRFGTRNSQVCHERLHTGERPFNCELCHKRYAQVEGLKSHMKSHDKNLRKHVCSFCSQRFITRKNLIDHEKRHQSDKPHICNTCSRGFFSIEDLGVHKKSHTEEELRELARNEYEMYQDAGDSLGEQVMENESINEQGSQAYLGYSSSQSSN; encoded by the exons ATGAATCAACTTTCGCGTAATAATTTGCAAGAATTTTGTCGAACTTGCTTAAGCAGTTTGCAAAAACGTCGCAAACGTGAGAAAGAGGATACGCCTACTAGTTTTCACCAGCTGAAGGTTAAAGTTAATCAAGGAGATAATGAAAATGATGCTGAAACAAATCATAGTTATAATCTGAGCTTGCTACCGCAAATACAAAAACTATTCGTCTTATTTACTTCCTTGGATATATCCGAGGATAGCGATGAAGATGCTTACCCACGAAGTCTCTGTCAGCTATGCTATGACAAAATGATTGATTTTCAAGAGTTTCGAAACTTGGCCATCAATTCTGCGGAAGTCTTATACAAAATTGTTAATAGTTTAGATGATGAAATGTCCAAAACTTCTGATGAGGCCACAACCTTTCAAGCAATAGAAATTACTAAAGAGATAAAAACGGAGACTCTGGTAAGGGAAAGAAGCTACCAAttcgatgatgatgatgatgatgatcaGTTG ctttTACCAGAACTAGCACCACTGATGGAACTACCAATCAAAGCAGAACCGGAAAACTATTACAATTCAGAGTCGGAAATTATATTACCAAATGATGATAATTCGGCAAATTCATCGAATGTGGTTATTAAGCATGAAATTGATTCGGAATACGAGGAAGATAATTCCCAATTTTATGAACGTAATGCTTTAAACACAGCAGATAACACTATTGGCGATGATGCAGATGACGAGGAGCATGCTTTAAGAAACGGTGCTGCCAATACATCTAGTATGTCACTAAACAACTCACCAGTAACTGTAGGAGGAAGACAACGGTTTTGTGCATCCTCCCGTAAACGCGATCGCAATAAAAAGTCATTAAAGTGCCCTCGTTGTGATAAACAGGTCTATAAAAAGGTGTACCTGGACGCTCACATACGAGCAGTGCACGAAGGATATGAGAAGCCGTTTCTTTGTTTGGAATGTCAAAAGGACTTCACACGCTATGAGCATCTACATACTCACATTCAGTCACAGCATTTAATAAAACAACGTTTTATATGTGGTTTAAATGGTTGCGATGCCGTCTTTAAGTTGAGCAATACTTTGGAGACTCATCGACAAGTCGTACATACag CTACGTTTTCATACGGCATACAGGATATGTTAGAACTTCATCAAGCCCAACTAAATGAAGAAGTTGAGATAAATCATATCTGTCAACAGTGTTTCAAGGCATACAGTTCAAAACGTGCACTCTCCGAACATTTGAAACGACATGCCCAAATCAAGGATCATGTGTGTAAAATATGTGGCGTTGCCAAAGTAACACGTACGGAATTGTTAACGCATATGCGTATACATAAACCGAATCTGGAGAAATTCAAGTGCACCATTTGTCCGCAAGAATTCAATCACAAAAATGCCATATCCCGGCATGTGCGTGTCGTACACGAGGGTCAACGACGATTTCCATGCAGTTTCTGTCCCAAACGTTTTGGTACACGTAATTCGCAAGTATGCCATGAACGCCTACACACTGGCGAACGTCCATTCAATTGTGAGCTTTGTCACAAGCGATACGCGCAAGTGGAAGGCCTAAAATCTCATATGAAAAGTCATGACAAAAACTTGCGCAAACATGTATGCTCGTTTTGTTCGCAACGctttataacaagaaaaaatctaATCGATCACGAAAAGCGTCATCAAAGTGATAAACCCCATATATGTAACACCTGTAGTCGTGGCTTCTTTTCAATTGAAGATCTAGGTGTGCACAAGAAGTCGCATACGGAAGAAGAATTGCGTGAGCTAGCACGGAATGAATATGAGATGTATCAAGACGCTGGCGATAGTCTTGGTGAACAAGTAATGGAAAACGAATCAATTAACGAACAAGGCAGCCAGGCATATTTGGGCTATAGCAGTTCGCAGAGTAGCAACTGA
- the LOC106626295 gene encoding tRNA methyltransferase 10 homolog A has product MPEEILEPEAKLQKIENGENKQVECETKLHGAGETPPNPLSKNQLKKQKRLEKYEEFKSARRQKERERQKQKRLAAQAQGLPARNGPSRKELKKRQAQVDEQELGKLSVAIDLDYDDLMHDRDVAKCIKQCLRIYTINRRSKCPWQLHLTGIKSDGRIHNSLKRNDGWENWHLKYHFDTTHTEVFPKENIIYLTCESDTVLDRIEEGKIYIIGGLVDHNHHKGLCHKRTIDNGLRTARLPLNEHVNMKTRAVLSTFHVFELLLRVSEGKSWTEAIIETLPERKGAKPKLNLEETENTEIVADNICDQD; this is encoded by the exons atgccCGAAGAAATTTTGGAGCCAGAAGCCAAGttgcaaaaaattgaaaatggtgaaaACAAACAGGTAGAATGTGAAACAAAACTGCATGGGGCTGGAGAAACTCCGCCAAATCCTTTAAGCAAGAATcaattgaagaaacaaaagcgtTTGGAAAAATATGAAGAATTCAAAAGCGCTCGTCGCCAGAAAGAACGTGAAAGGCAAAAGCAGAAGCGACTTGCAGCGCAAGCTCAAGGATTACCCGCTAGGAATGGTCCTTCTCGTAAAGAGCTGAAGAAACGCCAGGCTCAGGTTGATGAACAAGAATTGGGCAAACTTAGTGTAGCAATTGATTTAGACTACGATGACTTAATGCATGATCGCGACGTAGCGAAGTGTATAAAACAGTGTCTACGTATTTACACCATAAATCGTCGTTCAAAATGTCCATGGCAACTGCACCTAACTGGTATCAAAAGTGACGGCCGTATTCATAATAGTCTTAAGCGAAATGATGGGTGGGAAAATTGGCATCTGAAATATCATTTTGATACAACGCATACGGAAGTTTTTCCcaaagagaatataatataccTGACATGTGAATCGGATACTGTGCTAGATAGAATTGAGGAGGGTAAAATCTACATAATTGGAGGTTTGGTGGATCACAATCATCATAAGGGTCTGTGTCATAAACGAACAATTGACAACGGATTACGCACAGCGCGTCTTCCACTAAACGAACACGTGAATATGAAAACACGTGCAGTACTTAGTACATTTCATG TGTTTGAATTACTCTTGCGAGTTTCGGAAGGAAAATCATGGACTGAAGCCATCATTGAAACTTTACCTGAAAGAAAAGGTGCTAAacctaaattaaatttagaagaAACAGAGAATACCGAAATAGTTGCTGATAACATTTGTGACCAAGATTGA